Proteins co-encoded in one Bacteroidota bacterium genomic window:
- a CDS encoding T9SS type A sorting domain-containing protein, translated as MYRQLLLLISFIFSLQFTRAQSIPVALKQGIQIDRILTIRNGAVRLAKNPLNGNFYYNDASGNIFEITIPSSGFPFDSLLYTSADHGVQYPQCIAFYDSVLYVSGNNGHTTKYTTGIIRKGSLQANGTRVWSTLMLTEPYPTADYFDHLFSGMVLSTTGDSITICSGARGDHGEVQSRYNFFPGLRNVPLTSILLRIPTDTFTFLYNDSAWLTNSGFVFARGIRNTFSMAYDANGNLFGVENSCGRDHHEEMNWLRRGKHYGFPYVMGDTYNPQQYPNYIPANDFMISHYSPSWSIHAWTNDPGFPAAPAVSFEAAIQNFGPDCDKFRDTLTGGVKDASDLGISMGTFTAHRSPLGLVFDTDSLTDAPYTGDGFMLSWTPGLDSCGCTAIPDSSTGPFVDPSEDLVHLHLVYDSLHDNYTLTAERIVGSFHNPVDAVIDSNFIYVIENGYGATSGFFKITLPPLQTKMQQVISEISSKIYPNPASDIISIVLNSDKASVVIYNDLGEQIQTSVTSEFNRAYIDCSKFRNGIYLIKISDGNIELVKKVSVVH; from the coding sequence ATGTATCGGCAACTGCTCTTATTAATTTCATTTATTTTTAGTTTGCAATTTACTCGTGCGCAAAGTATTCCAGTAGCATTAAAACAAGGCATTCAAATAGATCGTATTTTAACTATACGAAACGGAGCTGTGCGTTTAGCAAAAAATCCACTCAACGGCAATTTCTATTACAATGATGCTTCCGGAAACATTTTTGAAATTACTATTCCTTCTTCGGGATTTCCCTTTGATAGCTTGCTCTATACTTCTGCCGATCATGGTGTTCAATATCCACAATGCATTGCTTTTTACGATAGTGTGCTGTATGTGTCAGGCAATAATGGTCACACTACAAAATATACTACAGGCATTATTCGTAAAGGCAGTTTACAAGCAAACGGTACTAGGGTTTGGTCTACTTTAATGCTCACCGAACCTTATCCTACCGCCGATTATTTTGATCATCTTTTTAGCGGAATGGTGTTGAGTACAACTGGCGATAGCATTACCATTTGTAGTGGCGCGCGCGGCGATCATGGTGAAGTACAGTCGAGGTATAATTTTTTTCCGGGTTTAAGAAATGTTCCACTCACCTCTATATTGCTGCGTATTCCAACAGATACATTCACTTTTTTGTATAACGATTCGGCTTGGTTAACGAACAGTGGCTTCGTTTTCGCTCGTGGTATTCGCAATACTTTCAGCATGGCCTATGATGCAAACGGAAATTTGTTTGGTGTTGAAAATTCCTGTGGTCGCGATCATCATGAAGAAATGAATTGGTTGCGAAGAGGCAAGCATTATGGATTTCCTTATGTAATGGGCGATACTTACAATCCTCAACAATACCCAAATTACATTCCGGCTAACGATTTTATGATCAGCCATTACAGTCCTTCCTGGAGCATTCATGCCTGGACGAACGATCCCGGATTTCCTGCTGCACCTGCGGTTTCATTTGAAGCAGCTATTCAAAATTTTGGTCCCGATTGCGATAAGTTTCGTGATACACTTACAGGTGGAGTTAAAGATGCCAGCGACCTAGGGATATCCATGGGAACCTTTACAGCACATCGTTCCCCTTTAGGTTTGGTATTCGATACCGATAGTTTAACTGATGCACCTTATACTGGAGATGGCTTTATGCTGAGCTGGACACCGGGGCTCGATTCCTGCGGATGCACAGCGATACCCGATAGTTCAACCGGACCTTTTGTTGACCCAAGCGAAGATCTGGTGCATTTGCATTTAGTGTACGATTCATTGCACGACAATTATACGCTCACAGCGGAGCGCATTGTTGGTTCGTTTCATAATCCGGTTGATGCAGTAATTGATTCAAATTTTATTTATGTTATCGAAAACGGCTATGGTGCGACTTCAGGTTTTTTTAAAATCACATTACCGCCACTTCAAACTAAGATGCAACAAGTGATTTCAGAAATTAGTAGTAAGATTTATCCTAATCCTGCGAGCGATATTATTTCAATTGTGCTTAACTCTGATAAAGCATCAGTAGTGATTTACAATGATCTGGGTGAGCAAATACAGACTTCTGTAACAAGTGAATTTAATAGGGCTTACATTGATTGTTCAAAGTTTCGTAACGGGATATATTTGATAAAAATTAGTGATGGAAATATAGAGCTAGTTAAAAAAGTATCAGTTGTTCACTAA
- a CDS encoding T9SS type A sorting domain-containing protein: MEKVNIIKNKSGYARLPKMLALFSAMLLVFMFGGAKGQGCCDFTYTETLENGATTPFCKNSSYEITYFISSGCTSLNQINSFRISLPQNIVYTSFEPISGCNYIVGSSPSDPQFTLTTTVNSISISLTVLTPNTAITTMNGSVIHINETCDIIATSPTISYDIPNLEFSSITPNNTDLNINTGDESYFIIHFKNTGGGVINQINVNEVENSLFNVQSIYSTTSPPSASNPVPCGPNQLSPGYLNISFIDKNYQFTNLNLTGTNSIYIVFCIKGLCSLPSRSNGTVQSFFDIKVGNCTERYTTPVQMLFINTPVLGISSLGDIGTSSDLSCDFEGTKTIGVKFSNISVTNPNFPGAANIFNPEIYINVDPIDFASINTSIVIIGDNASTPLSPTNINITTPGFITTAFTTYPLKLWYKLNFDVLSAQEIININNLNNSLEVIDPITHRLRLKEGASFNLFVQVNYSKPLSFDVASEKDSYITFYCLIQNQCNLPLRGPITEYSQVFSNPSIEFLYKKTPGASGPNSIVPNNILSSYSTCNSAAAATPPDIVKLKINATSTQNWEDHTYNFSCPDRIHRVKINLPPGYRFASCDNSTLLTTGNLATKGMEIMFKNKIDIGLNLHDVENTVSVVSTVREVGLPGQRYILIDIPPTPCSSVNACNTEYFYKILPFTIGLYIDCSESQNLQGSGGYAVDNIVAEEFFICSELGCESDGHDLLSSSNVSATHHCSDQCADVEGHPIVVNCLKPTPENFFQRISKGLVNNTDGFYIPSSFDSNISLNTNSATVSESVVGYDPYLVAYVGDEMEVNGLNFSFSGNPATYALQWKNPGEVCSSTGLSKDLLIKNGLGFLMSHTPIHNKFGFILSDSHASTIEILNKSTNAQVCSYTISPNEVITFNNEYTANSSSVTNDFANMFIVLNSTATALMTSNGGSEFIIVPHIYLRVNPDIAVYTDPITKIEPLIFNSLAVDDCYFGISCDNYIKEVTVYKPKVDLFIVGAGPGTIVQPCSQFELDVRFRTNRATYPSSSDDFPFEYRPYGELISLNISLPEEYCLKEVILNYQKDPYDNDPSHNNFDTTPIATWDIINLTPILITPPPHIGYNTYALPKPPASAPYFGQWPLMDLKGIYQQNFMFFNLLISAGCNIPNTSYVLMEGSYKVGNRDPGMDQIITFDQHNLSTTALSAQKLSKKTTTDVQITSSNIFNILNAGAFKTNFTLNAPPNKPLPSISFATTNVKVNKLTYQKADGSIITILPDLCIDDGINYFKLESDLTTGSYLFTVEGTIICNQLLTSLEIGYKLYHNCVECLNGLTTCGHCLFLEDKILIELPGDPVIPNANAGIDQFLCNNYGTLSANMPLTGQTGIWTITSGGGILTYPTSPTTTITSLPPGDNILVWTVSEILCSTSQIKIHVDEYPSQANAGQDQSICVPNTSLAATLPIIGIGEWTLVSGSGTITNPTSPTSQVTGLGNGNNIFRWTISNGICAPSLDDVLIAYEGISTPANAGPDELNICGVTSVVLSANAVTLPSNGSWSILSGLGGSFSNPNDENATFIGISNETYVLRWTIENGICFSYDDKAISFYNNPTSDAGPDQVSLCGETSVTLAANTPIFGTGSWSIISGTGGLFSSISDPSATFSGIAGITYELSWTMINGPCSSSDNVLITFNHDIPIANAGPNQTICSTSSNLAAMAPSTGIGTWTLLAGFGIIANPNLENTNVTGLSNGNNIFRWTVVSGACSSFDEVTIHVDVEPTTSNAGPDQTDISTCGLTSVTLSANAVGAGESGSWSIISGNGGSFSGGSGNPSSSNINNPVFTGLASNIYTLRWTIQNGACTNNSDDMEVILNQNPTSADAGPDQVNSNTCGVTQITLAANTPIIGTGSWSVVTGLGGSFGNSASPNSTFTGIPGIHYTLRWTISNAPCTASTDDVEVTFNSAVTGANAGPDISICYPNIKSVTLQFNAPSISNFETATYSIVSGNGTMQSFPNTPGKYKLTISTPGVVVIEWKITRGLCSSSDQVIITANSKPSISISPSTATINPGASVTLTVNGPSGSYSITPNAPPGLNPQTFIVSPNHTKTYTITGPLEYGCGCTDSKSVTIHVNGSNGSCHGGRTYPSGGYGSTCGPNNPGGCYRDAIFNLAFPSGLKIGCAGANEIVLTDNYEVEDFLSMGTSVSILDSGVVTNPGATYANMFANELVALALNIGFDNYDPNFCSSSKLEHQKIKTGTFATWSVDTFFLEANKQIGGCSSNFVNGEMYGTAKAINENYDNGENDGFLDCGNFTISIPVSSVCAGSTNGTATVNVSSGVAPYDYSWSNGQTTQTITGLSAGDYTVWVTDADSQTEVATVTITTYPLPLVTASNVSGCVGNPITLSGTPAGGTWSVANPYTGSSATYTYTYTDENGCTATSSAASIIVNSLPIVTAENVSGCSGTSIALSGTPSGGTWSVSNPYTGSSSQYTHSYTDANGCSATSSSATITVNALPSVTASANPSPLGDGTLLTLNGGGALNYTWSGGGASITNGVPFVPTATATYTVNGTDANGCSNTATVSVNVSPSTKLNPTLCGTVLNSMNTINILPVSGATNYRLHVIGTGNQSTFVNDFITNGNTALYFIIAAPGVIYNHTYNVSVSYYKNGAWSLLGPECSITTSAFPQNKLSDNTSTPGFCNYTSGNQSDVYNCTSILGANSYEYKIVEDVPGGVYDYNYTWDKTTSNTDFRFEALTNKVQYGYTYDVQVRALVGKTTTTALGNLPGEWGTFGPVCKVTLTSAPPTSLTSAYCNTTLASMSDQFFYTAVSGATNYRLHFTTAGGYDVTVPRNNSNLDFRMTWIPTSGTPGGPSYNTTYNVEVSAYVGGVWTANGPSCTITTPPTPSTSMVADNCNITLSSISSPVSVVPIGAASMYRLHVTSAGYDNTVYLYNSNTTFYNWTTGMKYGTTYNVTAAAYVGSAWLNEGPVCLVNTPAVPQTQLQNAYCPINLTGLSTQLFCNQIPAATNYSYKITGPFTSGSNQRIYYRNSAVNDFRLSWIAPSSNFAAGSYTVEVAYYAGQWENYGTTCTIQLANGFSRLIDPTLQQPPTPELEISNQLLIVYPNPNIFENEFFVQLNGLAAKDNVGVFIYNMLGELVYKTDILKADEGDLILKPEVRLAKGVYLIEAVVNEKQIHKKYVVD; this comes from the coding sequence ATGGAAAAAGTTAATATTATTAAAAATAAAAGTGGCTATGCAAGGCTGCCAAAAATGCTTGCATTATTTTCGGCTATGCTGCTGGTGTTTATGTTTGGTGGGGCGAAGGGGCAGGGATGCTGTGATTTCACCTATACTGAAACTTTAGAGAATGGTGCAACAACTCCATTTTGCAAAAATAGTAGCTATGAAATAACATATTTTATTAGTAGTGGTTGTACTTCTTTAAATCAAATTAATTCCTTTAGAATTTCTTTGCCTCAGAATATTGTTTACACCTCTTTTGAACCAATAAGTGGTTGCAATTATATTGTTGGTTCCTCTCCAAGTGATCCGCAATTTACTTTAACCACAACGGTTAATTCTATTAGCATATCCTTAACAGTTCTAACGCCAAACACAGCTATAACTACAATGAATGGATCAGTGATACATATAAATGAAACTTGTGATATAATAGCCACTAGTCCTACAATTTCTTATGATATTCCCAACTTAGAATTTTCCTCAATTACACCCAATAACACTGACCTTAATATAAATACTGGAGATGAGAGTTATTTTATTATTCATTTTAAAAATACTGGTGGGGGGGTAATTAATCAAATCAATGTAAATGAAGTTGAAAATTCACTTTTTAATGTTCAATCCATCTATTCTACTACCTCACCACCTTCAGCATCTAACCCTGTTCCATGCGGACCCAATCAACTTTCTCCAGGTTACTTAAATATTAGTTTTATCGACAAGAATTATCAATTCACTAACCTTAATCTTACAGGCACTAATAGCATTTACATAGTTTTTTGTATTAAAGGATTATGCAGTCTACCTAGTAGGTCGAATGGAACAGTACAATCATTTTTTGATATAAAGGTAGGTAACTGCACCGAGAGATATACTACACCAGTTCAAATGTTATTTATTAATACTCCAGTCTTAGGAATTTCATCTTTGGGTGATATTGGCACTTCAAGTGATTTATCATGTGATTTTGAAGGTACAAAAACAATAGGTGTGAAATTTTCCAATATTTCTGTAACTAATCCTAATTTTCCTGGAGCAGCAAATATTTTTAATCCAGAAATTTATATTAATGTTGACCCGATTGATTTTGCTTCCATAAATACAAGCATTGTTATTATTGGTGATAATGCAAGTACACCATTAAGTCCAACCAACATAAATATCACGACACCTGGTTTCATTACAACAGCCTTTACTACATATCCACTAAAACTTTGGTATAAATTAAATTTTGATGTTTTATCTGCTCAGGAAATTATCAACATCAACAATCTGAATAATTCTTTAGAGGTGATTGATCCAATAACTCATCGGCTTAGACTAAAAGAAGGTGCATCTTTTAATTTATTTGTACAAGTAAACTATTCCAAGCCGTTATCCTTTGATGTCGCATCTGAAAAGGATTCATATATTACATTTTACTGTCTAATTCAAAACCAATGTAATTTGCCACTAAGAGGACCAATTACTGAATATAGTCAAGTATTCAGTAATCCTTCAATAGAGTTTCTATACAAAAAAACTCCAGGTGCATCTGGGCCGAATAGCATCGTTCCTAATAATATTTTAAGTTCATATTCAACATGCAATTCTGCAGCGGCTGCAACACCTCCAGACATTGTAAAACTAAAGATAAATGCAACCTCCACGCAAAACTGGGAAGACCATACCTACAATTTTTCTTGTCCAGATCGCATACATCGAGTAAAAATTAATTTGCCACCAGGTTATCGATTTGCTAGCTGCGACAACTCCACGCTTCTAACTACTGGAAATCTTGCAACAAAAGGAATGGAAATAATGTTTAAGAATAAAATAGATATCGGTCTTAATTTGCATGATGTTGAAAATACTGTTTCAGTTGTTTCAACTGTCAGAGAAGTAGGATTGCCAGGCCAGAGATACATTTTAATTGATATCCCACCGACACCTTGTTCAAGTGTAAATGCTTGCAACACAGAATACTTTTATAAGATTCTGCCTTTCACAATTGGACTTTACATCGATTGTTCCGAATCTCAAAACCTTCAGGGTTCAGGAGGATATGCAGTTGATAACATTGTAGCAGAGGAATTTTTTATTTGTTCAGAATTGGGATGTGAAAGTGATGGACACGATCTTCTCTCTTCCTCCAATGTATCAGCAACACACCATTGCAGCGACCAATGTGCGGATGTAGAGGGACATCCAATAGTGGTAAACTGTCTAAAACCAACTCCTGAAAATTTCTTTCAAAGGATTAGTAAAGGACTAGTGAATAACACTGATGGATTTTACATTCCTTCTTCTTTTGACTCAAATATTAGCTTAAATACAAATTCAGCAACAGTTAGTGAATCAGTAGTTGGTTATGATCCTTATTTAGTAGCGTATGTGGGTGACGAAATGGAAGTCAATGGGTTAAATTTTTCATTTAGTGGAAATCCAGCTACTTATGCATTACAATGGAAAAATCCTGGAGAAGTATGCAGCTCCACAGGTTTGTCTAAAGATTTGCTAATAAAAAATGGATTAGGTTTTCTTATGAGCCATACTCCTATACATAATAAGTTTGGATTTATATTATCAGATTCACATGCAAGTACAATTGAAATTTTAAATAAATCAACTAATGCTCAAGTGTGTTCCTATACAATTAGTCCCAATGAAGTGATAACATTTAATAATGAATATACAGCAAATAGCAGTTCCGTAACTAATGATTTTGCAAATATGTTTATTGTTCTCAATTCTACAGCAACTGCTTTGATGACATCAAATGGTGGATCTGAATTTATTATTGTTCCTCACATTTATCTTCGTGTTAATCCAGATATCGCGGTTTATACTGACCCAATTACTAAAATAGAACCCTTAATATTTAATAGCCTTGCGGTGGACGATTGCTATTTTGGAATTTCATGCGATAATTATATTAAGGAGGTAACTGTTTACAAACCCAAAGTTGATCTATTTATTGTTGGAGCTGGACCTGGAACCATAGTACAACCTTGCTCTCAATTTGAATTGGACGTGAGATTTAGAACGAACCGTGCTACTTACCCATCTTCAAGTGATGATTTTCCCTTCGAATATAGGCCTTATGGTGAATTAATTTCCTTAAATATTAGTCTTCCTGAAGAATATTGTTTAAAAGAAGTCATATTGAACTACCAAAAAGATCCTTATGACAATGACCCTTCTCACAATAATTTTGATACAACACCTATTGCTACTTGGGATATAATTAATTTAACTCCTATTCTTATTACCCCTCCACCACATATAGGATATAACACATATGCGTTACCCAAACCTCCAGCAAGCGCTCCCTATTTTGGTCAATGGCCACTTATGGATCTAAAGGGAATTTACCAACAGAACTTCATGTTCTTTAATTTACTAATATCAGCAGGCTGTAATATTCCAAATACTTCGTATGTGTTGATGGAAGGAAGCTATAAAGTTGGGAACAGGGATCCTGGCATGGACCAAATTATAACTTTCGACCAGCATAATCTTTCTACCACAGCACTTAGTGCACAAAAATTATCAAAGAAAACAACCACTGATGTACAGATTACATCTTCAAATATATTCAATATATTAAATGCCGGAGCTTTTAAAACAAATTTTACTTTGAATGCGCCTCCAAATAAGCCATTACCATCAATAAGTTTTGCAACCACAAATGTTAAAGTTAATAAACTTACTTATCAAAAGGCTGATGGAAGCATTATTACTATTTTGCCTGATCTATGTATAGATGATGGTATAAATTATTTCAAATTAGAATCTGATTTAACAACTGGTTCATACCTATTTACTGTCGAAGGAACAATAATTTGTAATCAATTATTGACATCACTTGAAATTGGATATAAACTTTATCATAATTGTGTTGAATGTTTAAATGGTCTCACAACATGCGGTCATTGTCTCTTTCTCGAGGATAAGATTTTAATTGAGCTTCCGGGTGATCCTGTGATACCAAATGCAAATGCTGGCATCGATCAATTCCTCTGTAACAATTATGGAACTTTATCTGCTAATATGCCATTGACTGGGCAAACAGGAATATGGACAATTACATCGGGTGGTGGCATTTTGACGTATCCTACTAGCCCAACAACTACCATAACAAGTTTACCTCCGGGAGATAATATCCTGGTTTGGACTGTATCGGAAATTCTTTGTAGTACCTCACAAATCAAAATTCATGTTGATGAATATCCAAGCCAGGCTAACGCTGGTCAGGATCAAAGTATATGTGTTCCTAATACTTCTCTTGCAGCAACTTTACCAATAATAGGAATTGGAGAATGGACATTGGTTTCAGGAAGTGGAACCATAACTAATCCGACAAGTCCAACTTCACAAGTAACTGGATTAGGGAATGGTAATAATATTTTTAGATGGACAATTAGTAATGGTATTTGTGCTCCAAGCTTAGACGATGTATTAATCGCTTATGAAGGTATATCAACACCTGCAAATGCTGGGCCCGACGAGCTGAATATTTGTGGTGTAACAAGCGTTGTGCTTAGTGCCAATGCTGTGACTCTCCCTTCAAACGGATCATGGTCAATTCTTTCTGGATTGGGTGGCTCATTTAGTAATCCAAATGATGAAAATGCAACCTTTATTGGGATTTCAAATGAGACTTATGTGTTAAGATGGACTATTGAAAATGGAATTTGTTTTAGCTATGATGACAAAGCAATTAGCTTTTACAATAACCCAACATCAGATGCAGGACCTGATCAGGTTAGTTTATGCGGAGAAACATCAGTTACCCTAGCTGCTAATACACCAATTTTTGGCACTGGTTCATGGTCAATAATTTCAGGAACGGGTGGATTGTTTAGTTCTATTTCTGATCCTTCTGCCACTTTTTCTGGCATCGCCGGAATTACATATGAATTAAGCTGGACAATGATAAACGGCCCATGTTCTAGTTCCGACAATGTGCTCATAACTTTTAATCATGATATTCCAATTGCAAATGCTGGTCCTAACCAAACAATATGCAGTACTTCTTCAAATCTTGCTGCAATGGCCCCTTCAACCGGGATTGGCACATGGACGTTGCTAGCTGGATTTGGAATTATTGCAAACCCAAATCTTGAAAACACGAATGTTACAGGACTTTCGAATGGCAATAACATATTCAGGTGGACAGTTGTTAGCGGAGCATGCAGCAGTTTTGATGAAGTAACTATTCATGTTGACGTGGAGCCAACAACTTCAAATGCAGGACCTGATCAAACAGATATATCTACATGTGGATTAACTTCAGTTACACTTTCTGCAAACGCGGTTGGGGCTGGCGAAAGCGGTTCTTGGAGTATTATCAGTGGAAATGGAGGAAGCTTTTCGGGTGGTTCAGGTAATCCTTCTTCGTCCAACATCAATAATCCAGTTTTCACAGGTTTAGCAAGCAACATCTACACTTTAAGATGGACCATACAAAATGGTGCTTGTACAAACAACTCAGATGATATGGAGGTTATTCTTAATCAAAACCCGACATCAGCAGATGCTGGACCTGACCAAGTAAATAGTAACACTTGTGGGGTTACTCAAATAACTCTTGCAGCAAATACACCAATTATTGGAACCGGATCTTGGTCTGTAGTGACCGGTTTAGGAGGCTCTTTCGGAAATTCAGCAAGCCCTAACAGCACCTTTACAGGTATTCCAGGAATTCACTATACGTTAAGATGGACTATAAGCAATGCTCCTTGCACTGCAAGCACTGATGATGTCGAGGTCACTTTTAATAGCGCGGTTACAGGAGCTAATGCTGGACCAGATATTTCAATTTGTTACCCCAACATCAAATCAGTTACATTACAATTCAACGCCCCGTCAATTAGCAACTTTGAAACTGCGACTTATTCAATTGTTAGTGGTAATGGAACTATGCAATCTTTTCCTAATACTCCTGGAAAATATAAATTGACAATTTCAACACCAGGTGTTGTTGTAATCGAGTGGAAAATTACTAGAGGATTATGTTCTTCTTCGGATCAAGTCATAATAACTGCAAATTCAAAGCCTTCAATTTCAATATCACCAAGTACTGCAACAATTAACCCAGGCGCAAGTGTTACATTAACAGTAAACGGTCCAAGCGGTTCTTATAGTATTACCCCGAATGCCCCTCCTGGGCTAAATCCTCAGACCTTTATAGTTAGTCCTAATCATACTAAAACCTATACTATTACAGGACCTCTTGAATATGGTTGTGGGTGCACAGATTCTAAAAGTGTTACTATTCATGTCAATGGATCAAATGGTTCTTGTCACGGTGGCCGCACTTACCCTTCAGGAGGTTATGGTTCAACCTGTGGTCCAAACAACCCTGGAGGTTGTTATAGAGATGCAATCTTCAATTTAGCCTTTCCAAGCGGATTAAAAATAGGTTGTGCAGGTGCTAATGAAATAGTGCTTACTGACAATTATGAGGTGGAAGATTTTCTATCTATGGGGACATCGGTCAGTATTTTAGATTCAGGAGTTGTAACCAATCCAGGTGCTACCTACGCGAACATGTTTGCGAACGAATTGGTTGCACTTGCTTTAAATATTGGATTTGATAACTATGATCCGAATTTTTGCTCCTCTTCAAAACTAGAGCATCAAAAAATTAAAACTGGAACTTTTGCAACCTGGTCAGTCGACACATTTTTTTTAGAAGCAAACAAGCAAATAGGTGGTTGTTCCTCTAATTTCGTTAATGGTGAAATGTATGGTACTGCCAAAGCCATTAATGAAAACTACGATAATGGTGAAAATGACGGTTTCCTTGATTGCGGCAATTTTACAATTTCAATTCCTGTTAGCTCAGTATGTGCTGGAAGCACAAACGGAACAGCTACAGTTAATGTTTCATCTGGAGTTGCTCCATATGATTACTCCTGGTCAAATGGGCAAACAACACAAACAATCACAGGCCTTAGCGCGGGTGACTATACTGTATGGGTAACAGATGCAGACTCTCAAACAGAGGTAGCAACGGTAACCATCACAACTTATCCATTGCCATTAGTTACTGCATCCAACGTAAGCGGTTGTGTCGGAAATCCAATTACCCTGTCGGGAACACCTGCTGGAGGTACCTGGAGCGTGGCTAATCCATACACAGGCAGCAGTGCCACTTATACCTATACCTATACTGATGAAAATGGTTGCACAGCCACAAGTTCTGCAGCTAGCATAATTGTTAATTCACTTCCAATTGTAACTGCAGAAAACGTAAGTGGCTGTTCCGGAACCTCGATCGCATTGTCGGGAACTCCATCCGGAGGGACCTGGAGTGTTTCAAATCCTTACACAGGCAGCAGCTCACAGTACACTCACTCGTATACCGATGCAAATGGTTGCAGTGCTACTAGTTCCAGTGCAACCATAACTGTCAATGCTCTACCTTCTGTAACTGCATCAGCTAACCCATCTCCTCTAGGTGATGGAACATTACTTACATTAAATGGAGGAGGTGCATTGAACTACACCTGGTCTGGTGGAGGAGCAAGCATCACGAATGGTGTGCCATTTGTTCCAACTGCTACTGCTACTTATACGGTTAACGGAACTGATGCCAATGGATGCAGCAATACAGCAACTGTATCGGTGAACGTTTCTCCTTCTACCAAATTAAACCCTACTCTTTGCGGAACAGTATTAAATTCAATGAATACAATTAATATTTTGCCGGTTTCAGGCGCCACAAATTATAGATTACATGTTATTGGGACTGGAAACCAATCTACTTTTGTAAATGACTTTATAACCAATGGCAACACAGCGTTATACTTTATAATTGCTGCACCTGGAGTGATTTATAATCATACTTACAATGTAAGTGTGTCTTATTATAAAAATGGAGCTTGGAGTTTGTTGGGTCCTGAATGTAGCATAACTACCAGTGCCTTTCCTCAAAACAAGCTTTCAGATAACACTTCTACCCCGGGCTTTTGCAATTATACAAGTGGTAACCAAAGTGATGTTTACAATTGTACTAGTATTCTTGGAGCAAACAGTTATGAATACAAAATTGTAGAAGATGTTCCTGGTGGAGTTTATGATTACAATTACACTTGGGATAAAACAACATCCAATACCGATTTCAGATTCGAAGCTTTGACCAATAAAGTTCAATACGGCTATACCTATGATGTTCAAGTAAGAGCCTTGGTTGGCAAAACTACAACAACAGCTTTAGGTAATCTTCCTGGTGAATGGGGAACTTTTGGTCCTGTATGTAAAGTTACACTTACTTCTGCTCCTCCAACTTCGCTCACCTCTGCTTATTGCAATACAACCTTAGCCTCAATGAGTGATCAATTTTTTTACACTGCAGTGAGTGGAGCAACAAACTACAGGTTACATTTTACTACTGCTGGTGGCTATGATGTAACAGTTCCGCGTAATAATTCAAATTTAGATTTTCGAATGACATGGATACCAACATCTGGAACACCTGGTGGCCCAAGTTATAACACCACCTACAATGTAGAGGTTTCTGCTTATGTAGGTGGTGTTTGGACAGCAAATGGGCCTTCCTGTACTATTACTACTCCTCCAACCCCTTCTACATCAATGGTAGCCGATAATTGTAACATTACGCTCAGTTCGATATCTTCACCGGTTTCGGTTGTACCGATTGGTGCTGCAAGTATGTATCGATTACATGTTACAAGCGCAGGATACGACAACACTGTTTATCTCTATAACAGCAATACAACCTTCTACAATTGGACTACTGGAATGAAGTATGGAACTACATACAACGTAACTGCTGCAGCATATGTTGGTTCTGCTTGGCTTAATGAAGGTCCTGTTTGTTTAGTTAACACACCTGCAGTTCCTCAAACACAACTTCAAAATGCCTATTGCCCTATTAATTTGACGGGTTTAAGTACTCAACTTTTTTGCAATCAAATTCCAGCCGCTACAAATTACTCCTATAAAATAACTGGGCCATTTACAAGCGGCTCCAATCAAAGAATCTATTATCGCAACAGCGCTGTAAATGATTTTAGACTTTCTTGGATTGCACCATCATCCAATTTCGCAGCTGGTAGCTATACTGTAGAGGTTGCATATTATGCGGGACAATGGGAAAATTACGGCACAACATGTACCATCCAATTGGCAAATGGTTTCTCTCGATTGATTGATCCTACCTTACAACAGCCACCTACACCTGAATTAGAAATATCCAATCAGCTATTGATTGTGTATCCAAACCCCAATATTTTTGAGAATGAATTTTTTGTTCAACTAAATGGGTTAGCAGCCAAGGATAATGTGGGTGTTTTCATTTATAATATGCTGGGTGAGCTAGTATATAAAACTGATATTTTAAAAGCAGATGAAGGTGACTTGATCTTGAAGCCGGAAGTTCGGTTAGCTAAAGGAGTCTACTTGATTGAGGCTGTTGTAAACGAAAAGCAAATTCACAAAAAATACGTGGTCGATTGA